The following coding sequences lie in one Glycine max cultivar Williams 82 chromosome 19, Glycine_max_v4.0, whole genome shotgun sequence genomic window:
- the LOC547605 gene encoding ribulose-1,5-bisphosphate carboxylase small subunit rbcS2, whose product MASSMISSPAVTTVNRAGAGMVAPFTGLKSMAGFPTRKTNNDITSIASNGGRVQCMQVWPPVGKKKFETLSYLPDLDDAQLAKEVEYLLRKGWIPCLEFELEHGFVYREHNRSPGYYDGRYWTMWKLPMFGCTDASQVLKELQEAKTAYPNGFIRIIGFDNVRQVQCISFIAYKPPGF is encoded by the exons ATGGCTTCCTCAATGATCTCTTCCCCAGCTGTTACCACTGTCAACCGTGCCGGTGCCGGCATGGTTGCTCCATTCACTGGCCTCAAGTCCATGGCTGGCTTCCCCACCAGAAAGACCAACAATGACATTACCTCCATTGCTAGCAACGGTGGAAGAGTGCAATGCATGCAG GTGTGGCCACCAGTTGGCAAGAAGAAGTTTGAGACTCTTTCCTACCTGCCAGACCTTGATGATGCACAATTGGCAAAGGAAGTAGAATACCTTCTTAGGAAGGGATGGATTCCTTGCTTGGAATTCGAGTTGGAG CACGGTTTCGTGTACCGTGAGCACAACAGGTCACCAGGATACTACGATGGACGCTACTGGACCATGTGGAAGCTGCCTATGTTTGGTTGCACTGATGCTTCTCAGGTGTTGAAGGAGCTTCAAGAGGCTAAGACTGCATACCCCAACGGCTTCATCCGTATCATCGGATTCGACAACGTTCGCCAAGTGCAGTGCATCAGCTTCATCGCCTACAAGCCCCCAGGCTTCTAA